A genomic region of Equus caballus isolate H_3958 breed thoroughbred chromosome 1, TB-T2T, whole genome shotgun sequence contains the following coding sequences:
- the OR4N2D gene encoding olfactory receptor family 4 subfamily N member 2D (The RefSeq protein has 7 substitutions compared to this genomic sequence) — MESENSTVVTEFILLGLTQSRDMQLLVFVLVLIFYLIILPGNFLIILTIRLDPGLTAPLYFFLGNLAFLDASYSFIVAPRMLVDFLSEKKVISYRGCITQLFFLHFLGGGEGLLLVVMAFDRYMAICRPLHYSTVMNPRACYVLLLALWLGGFVHSIIQVALILRLPFCGPNQLDNFFCDVPQVIKLACTDTFVVELLMVFNSGLMTLLCFLGLLASYAVILCRVRGSSSEGKSKAMSTCTTHIIVIFLMFGPGIFIYTRPFRAFPADKVVSLFHTVIFPLLNPVIYTLRNQEVKASVRRLFNQHIA, encoded by the coding sequence ATGGAGAGTGAGAACAGTACAGTGGTGGCAGAATTCATCCTCCTTGGTCTGACCCAGTCTCGAGATATGCAGCTCCTGGTCTTTGTGCTCGTTTTAATTTTCTACCTCATCATCCTCCCTGGAAATTTCCTCATCATCCTCACCATCAGATTAGACCCTAGCCTCACAGCCCCCCTCTACTTCTTTCTGGGCAACTTGGCCTTCCTGGATGCATCCTACTCCTTCATTGTGGCTCCCAGGATGCTGGTGGACTTCCTCTCTGAGAAGAAGGTAATCTCCTACAGAGGCTGCATCACTCAGCTCTTTTTCTTGCACTTccttggaggaggggaggggttaCTCCTTGTTGTGATGGCCTTTGACCGCTACATGGCCATCTGTCGTCCTTTACACTATTCCACTGTCATGAACCCTAGAGCCTGCTATGCCTTGATATTGGCTCAGTGGCTTGGAGGCTTTGTCCACTCCATTATCCAGGTGGCCCTCATCCTCCGCTTGCCCTTCTGTGGCCCAAACCAGCTGGATAATTTCTTCTGTGATGTGCCTCAGGTTATCAAGCTGGCCTGCACGGACACCTTTGTGGTGGAGCTCCTGATGGTCTTCAACAGTGGTCTGATGACCCTCCTGTGCTTCCTAGGGCTTCTGGCCTCCTATGCGGTCATCCTCTGCCGTGTACGTGGGTCCTCCTCTGAGGGGAAGAGCAAGGCCATGTCCACGTGCACCACCCATATTATCGTTATATTTCTCATGTTTGGGCCTGGCGTCTTCATCTATACTCGCCCCTTCAGAGCCTTCCCAGCTGACAAAGTGGTTTCTCTCTTTCACACTGTAATCTTTCCTTTGTTGAATCCTGTGATTTATACCCTTCGCAACCAGGAAATGAAAGCTTCCGTGAGGAGGTTGTTTAACCAGCACATAGCCTAA